One Mercurialis annua linkage group LG3, ddMerAnnu1.2, whole genome shotgun sequence DNA window includes the following coding sequences:
- the LOC126671872 gene encoding phytyl ester synthase 1, chloroplastic-like, whose protein sequence is MASAVSFRVSPYFVANSEVVKSRFRVRVQGLGGSDSSLLSSDSVGVNGASLIEKNGALINGGSIDKEEIRVLNDGGNGRLKPGIGKKLVKKVTKDLEVLWDDGYGTKTVKDYLQGAKEMCRKPDGGPPRWFSAVECGQPLKNSPTLLFLPGLDGVGLGLTLHHKALGKAFEVWCLHIPVYDRTPFEGLVSFVEETVRAQHALSPTRPVYLVGDSFGGCLALAVAARNPKIDLVLILVNPATSFGRSQLQPFLPVLEAVPEGLHNAVPYLLSFVMGNPLKMAMADIEYRLSPRLKIEQLSGNLTALLPYLSDLADIIPKETLLWKLKLLKTAAAYANSRLYAVKAEVLVLASGADNLLPSADEAKRLKSSLQNCIVRHFKDNGHTLLLEEGISLLTIIKGTGKYRCSRKLDHVSDYLPPSMSEFKHGFDRVSGLLRFSTGTAMFSTLDDGKIVRGLSGVPNKGPVIFVGYHMLMGLELSSFYEEFLREKRTPLRGLAHPVIFDGTLEQPSTDFSSMDWMKVMGAAPVTPNNLFKLLSAKSHVLLYPGGAREALHYKGEAYKLFWPDQPEFVRMAAKYGATIVPFGSVGEDDIAELVLDYNDLMKIPVLNNFIREASRTGPRIRDESQGEVGNQELFIPGLLPKIPGRFYFLFGKPIELKGKEELVKDRGYANELYLQVKSEVKRNMDYLVKKREEDPLRSIFDRTLYRAFYSPLNEVPAFDP, encoded by the exons ATGGCATCAGCTGTATCTTTTCGGGTTTCGCCTTATTTCGTGGCGAATTCGGAGGTGGTTAAGTCTCGGTTTCGGGTGAGAGTTCAGGGTTTAGGTGGTAGTGATTCAAGTCTACTGTCATCTGATTCAGTGGGAGTCAATGGAGCTTCTTTAATTGAGAAGAATGGAGCTCTTATTAATGGTGGAAGTATAGATAAAGAGGAGATTAGGGTTTTAAATGATGGAGGAAATGGCAGATTAAAACCTGGGATTGGTAAAAAGTTGGTGAAAAAAGTTACTAAAGATTTGGAAGTTTTGTGGGATGATGGATATGGAACCAAGACAGTGAAGGATTATCTTCAAGGAGCCAAGGAGATGTGTCGTAAGCCCGATGGCGGACCGCCGAGGTGGTTTAGCGCCGTCGAGTGTGGCCAACCGTTGAAAAATTCTCCGACTCTTCTGTTTTTGCCCG GGCTTGATGGTGTTGGCTTGGGACTTACTTTGCACCATAAAGCTCTGGGGAA GGCGTTTGAAGTTTGGTGCCTTCATATTCCAGTTTACGACAGAACACCATTTGAAG GACTTGTGAGTTTTGTCGAGGAAACTGTAAGGGCTCAGCATGCCTTATCCCCTACTAGGCCTGTTTATTTAGTAGGAGATTCCTTTGGAGGATGTCTGGCACTTGCTGTTGCTGCTCGTAATCCTAAAATCGACCTTGTATTGATACTAGTTAATCCAG CTACATCATTTGGCAGGTCACAGTTGCAACCGTTTCTTCCTGTCTTAGAAGCTGTCCCTGAAGGATTACATAATGCAGTTCCTTATCTGCTTAGCTTTGTGATGG GTAATCCATTGAAGATGGCAATGGCAGATATCGAATATAGGCTTTCTCCTAGATTAAAAATTGAACAACTGTCTGGAAATCTCACTGCTTTGCTGCCATATCTTTCT GATTTGGCTGATATTATTCCTAAGGAAACTCTTCTTTGGAAGTTGAAACTGCTAAAAACTGCTGCAGCTTATGCCAATTCCCGTCTTTATGCTGTAAAAGCCGAAGTGCTAGTGCTTGCAAG TGGTGCCGATAATTTGCTTCCTAGTGCTGATGAAGCGAAACGGCTGAAAAGTTCATTGCAGAATTGTATAGTGCGCCACTTCAAAGACAATGGACATACACTTTTATTG GAAGAAGGCATTAGTTTGCTCACTATTATTAAAGGTACCGGCAAATACCGCTGTTCAAGGAAGCTCGATCATGTCTCAGACTACTTGCCGCCTAGCATGTCAGAATTCAAACATGGCTTTGACCGAGTATCTGG GTTATTACGTTTTTCTACCGGTACTGCTATGTTCTCAACTCTGGATGATGGAAAGATAGTCCGAGGTCTTTCTGGAGTTCCAAATAAAGGTCCTGTCATATTCGTTGGTTACCACATGTTGATGGGACTTGAACTTTCTTCCTTTTATGAAGAATTTCTAAGAGAGAAAAGAACTCCACTCCGTGGTTTAGCGCATCCAGTGATATTTGATGGTACTCTAGAGCAACCGTCTACTGACTTTTCTTCTATGGATTGGATGAAAGTAATGGGTGCTGCACCCGTTACGCCAAACAATCTTTTTAAATTGCTTTCAGCAAAGTCACATGTTCTTCTTTATCCTGGAGGTGCACGTGAGGCTCTGCATTACAAG GGTGAAGCATATAAGTTATTTTGGCCTGATCAACCCGAGTTTGTAAGAATGGCTGCAAAGTACGGAGCCACAATTGTACCATTTGGATCTGTAGGAGAAGATGATATAGCAGAA TTAGTTCTTGACTACAACGATCTAATGAAAATCCCGGTGCTTAATAACTTCATACGAGAGGCTAGTCGCACAGGCCCAAGAATCAG GGATGAGAGTCAAGGAGAGGTAGGCAATCAAGAACTGTTTATTCCGGGGCTGTTGCCGAAGATACCAGGCCGTTTCTACTTTCTATTCGGAAAACCGATAGAGTTGAAGGGAAAGGAAGAGCTGGTGAAAGACAGAGGTTATGCAAATGAATTATACTTGCAGGTAAAATCTGAAGTTAAACGTAATATGGATTACTTGGTAAAGAAGAGAGAGGAGGATCCTCTTAGGAGTATATTTGATAGAACACTATACCGGGCCTTTTATTCTCCTTTAAATGAAGTTCCTGCATTTGAtccttga